The Streptomyces sp. NBC_01276 genome contains the following window.
GCCCCGTACCGGACCGGCTCGGCAGGGCGCCCCTCCCTCCTTCGACGCTAGAGCAGCCCCATGGCGCCCGCACCCGCTGGACGTTCGCGCCCCGGCCGGGCCCGCCACGGGGGCCCGGCCGGGGCACATCGCGCTCCTGGGACCCGGCCGGGAGCAGGGGGACCGCCCGGTCCCGGCAGGCATTCGGGTGGTGGCGTGCCGTGTCGGGCGGCCGGGACCGGCCGGGTTCGCCATCCTGGGCCGGGCGCGGCACCGCGGTCGGCGCCGCCCCTCCCCCACCGAGAAGGAGTACGGCACATGGCGAAGGACGCGGTCGGACGGTTCCTCGCGGCTCTGGATCCGCAGCACCGGGAGGCCGTCGCCGGCAGTCCGCACGAGGAGCAGGAGCGGCTCGCGGCGGCGTGGGAGCAGGAGCTGGCGTCGGACGACGAGCTCGACACCCTCGACGAACTGTCTCCGCCCGCGGCCGAGGCCGAGGCGGCCCGGCGCGTCATGGCCCGCGAGAGCTGACGCGCCGCCGGGGCGGGGCCCGGCCCGACGGCGCCGCGGGCCACCGGTCACGGTCGTTCCGCCGGGCGGCCCTCCCCCGCCATGAAGCGCCAGACGAGGGCGTGGCCCAGGATGATCAGCGCGATCAGTATGAGGGCCTCGGCCTGGACGGGACGCAGGCCGATGTGAACGGCGAGTTCGGGGAACGCGCCGACGACGGCGATCAGCAGGTAGAGCAGGGCGGCACCGGCCTGCTGCCAGGTGACGAAGTGGTCGCCGCGGGCACCGGCGCGGGTGAGCAGCCTCAGGGTGCACAGGCAGCCGACCACGGCGAGGGCGATGAAGGCCGCCCGCCAGATCTGTGGCTGTTCCGTGCCGCCGACCTGGGCGAAGAGTCCCATCAGGGCGGGCAGCAGGAAGGACAGGTAGATCCCGCCCACGATCCTGCGCAGGGCGGGTTCGCGCATCCATTCCGGATGGCTCTGCACCACGTTCCGCCACAGGCCGACCAGGGTGAAGCAGGTGGCGGAGAAGAGGGCGTAGAAGGTGCTGACATCCATGGGTGACGAGCGTGGCAGCGATGCCCGCCCGGGCGGGCCCTACACGCCCTGAGCGCCGGACTCCACCCCCGGTACGGACTACACCGCCGTCCGGGATCCGCCTCGGCCCGGTGTGGACGCGGCCGGTCGGCGGCCGTCCGGTCGGCGCGCGTCCGGCAGGATGACCGCATGGACCTCATCCCCGCGCCCCGCGAACACGCTTCGGCTCCGGTTCCGGTTCCGGCTGCCACTGTCCGGACGCGTGTCGTGGCCGCCGGGGCCGCGGTGGTGACCGTCGGAGCGGGGCTGGGGCTCAGGGCCGTGGCGGCGGGGAGCGTGGCCAAGTACGGCGGGGACGCGCTCTACACCGTCCTGGTCCTCTCCCTGGTCGTTCTGGTGGCACCGCGGCTGACACCCCTGCGGGCCGCGGGCACAGCACTGGCCATCAGCTGGGCGGTCGAGTTCCTGCAGCTCAGCCCTTTGCCGGCGGAGCTCGCCCAACGCAGCGCCGTCGCCCGTCTGATACTGGGATCCACCTTCAACGCACCCGATCTGTTCTGGTACGCGGCCGGCGCGGCGGCGGGCTGCCTCGTGCACGCGGCGTGGGGACCGCGCCGCCCCCGCAGCGCCGGCCGCTTCGCCCCCGCCGGCTCACGGCGCACCCCGGTCAGCCGCCGGGGGTGAAGGTCACCGGCAGTGCCTCGGGCCCGCGCAGCCCGCCCGGCCGCCACGGGAGTTCGTCCGGGGCCACGGCGAGGGCGAGTCCGGGAAGCCGGCGCAGGGCGGTCCCGATGGCGATCTGGCCCTCCAGGCGGGCCAGGGGCGCGCCCAGGCAGTAGTGGATGCCGTGTCCGAAGGCGAGATGGGCGTTGTCCTGCCGGGTGATGTCCAGTCGTTCGGGGGCGGGGAAGCGTGCCGGGTCGCGGTCGGCGACGGCCGCGCCGATCAGCACGGTCGCGCCGCGCGGGACCGTCACTCCCGCGATCTCCGCGTCCTCGCGCGCGAAACGGGCGATGCCCGGGTTGACGGGGCCGTCGTAGCGGAGGAACTCCTCGATCGCGCCGGGCAGCAGTCCCGGATCGGAGCGCAGCAGGTCGAGTTGGTCGGGGTGGGCGAGCAGCATGGCGATGCCGCCGCCGATCAGGTTGACGGTGGTGATGTACCCGGCGACCAGGAGCAGGAAGACCATGGCGATCAGCTCGTCCTCGGACAGCCGCTGTTCCTCGTCCCGGGCGGTGACGAGGGCGCCGAGCAGGTCGTCTCCGGGGTCCTGCCGTTTGGCGCGGATGAGCTCGGTGACGTAGGCGCGCATGTGCTGCCAGGCCTCGTTCACGACGGCCGGATCCGGCAGCTCGGGGCCCCGCATGATCATGCGGTCGGTCCATTGCTGGAAGTCGTGGCGGTCGTCGACCGGCACGCCGAGCAGTTCGCTGATCACCGTGACGGGCAGCGGGAGCGCGAAGTCCGCGATGAGGTCGGCCCGGCCGGTCTCGGCGACCGCGTCGAGCAGGTGGTCGGTGACGGCCTGGATCCGGGGCCGCATGGCCGCGACGCGGCGGGCCGTGAACGCCTTGGAGACCAGCCGGCGCAGCCGGGTGTGGTCGGGCGGGTCGCTGCGGAGCATGTTGCTCAGCATCGACTCGCGTTCCGTTTCGGGGAGCTGCTGCAGGAGGCGGGTGTCCGCGGCGTCGCGCACGTCGCTGCTGAGGCGGCGGTCGGACAGTGCGGCGAGCGCGTCCTCGTAGCGGGTGACGAGCCAGGCCTCCAGGCCACCTCCGATGAGGACGTGGCGTACGGGGCCGTCCTCGCGCAGTTTCGCGTACAGGGGGAAGGGGTCCGCGACGAAGGCCGGGTCGGTGTAGGGCAGAAGGACCGGCCGCTCACTCATGTTGCCTCCAGGAGTACGTCGCCCGCGTGGTGGAGAGCGAGGATATACATCCAGGATTCCCCGAATGCCGGTTTCCGGTCACCTCTGAGCCGATCTTGCCGACCGGAGGCGCCCGGGGTCCGAGGTCCGGGGTCCGGCGTCCGGGGGCCGGCGTCCGGGGTCCGGCGTCCGGGGTCCGGGTCAGTCCCTCATCAGCAGCACGCCGGCCGCCAGCACCACCGCCAGGGCGAGGGCCAGGACTCCGTAGACCGCCCGGTGGTCGCGGAGCACGGGCAGGAAGCGGTCGAGGGCGAAGCGGCCCGGGCCCGTGAGGGCGAGCGTGACGGCAGCGGCGATGATCAGGGCCTCGAACTCGACGCCCTCCAGGCCGATCAACGCCCCGGTCCACTTGACGGTGACGGCGTTGATCATCACGCCGACGATCGCCGCGGCGGACAAGGGGGTGAGGAGGCCGAGGATCAGGCCCAGCCCGCCCAGCGTCTCGGTCAGACCGGCGATCGCCGCCATGGTCTCGCCCGTCGGGTAGCCGGCCTTCTCGAAGAAGCGGCCGGTGGTGCCCAGGCCCGGGCCGTCGAACCAGCCGAACAGTTTCTGGGTGCCGTGAACGCCCATGATCGTGCCGAGCACGAGGCGCAGTACGGGCAGGCCGACGTCGTAGGGGGTGGTGCTGCCGGTCGTGGCGCGGTGGGCGGAGGGGAATCGCATCGTGGCCATCGTGACGCTTTCCGTCGGGGGCGGGCGGAAGGAAGGGGAAACCCGGCGCAGACGGTCCGGGAGCCGTCGGCCGGAAGCGCGGGGCGGGGAGCCCTCCGGTGGCGTCGACTGCGCCCAGAGTGGCGAAAAACGAGCCGAAATGCCCGGTAGGCGGATGCGCGCGTCGACCGGCCGCGAACGCGCGTACGGACGTGCGGGGTGCCCGGTCGGCCGACGGACCCCGCCCCTCGGATCGGCCCGCCGCCCGGACCGACGCCGGTCGGCCCTCGCTGCCTCCGGCCACGCCGGGTGCCACCGGGCGGGGGTGTCGCCACCCTCGGCAACATCTGCATTCCTGCCGGGAGATGGGCGGCGGAGCCCCGCTGCTATGGTGCGCCGATGTCAACGATCAAGCAGTTCCAGGTCACTTTCGACTGCGCGGAACCCGGGCGTGTCGCCCGCTTCTGGTGCGAGGTGCTGGGTTACGCCATAGCCACCCCGAAGGGGTTCGCCACCTGGGACGCATACGAAAGCGCCCAGTCTCCTGAGGACCAGGGTTCGTGGTGCGCCTGCAGCGACCCCTCGGGGGTGGGCCCGCGGCTGTACTTCCAGCGCGTTCCCGAGGGCAAGGCCGGCAAGAACCGGGTGCATCTCGACGTCAGGGTCGGCACCGGGCTCGTGGGCGAAGAGCGCCTCGCCACGCTCGAAGCCGAGTGCACCCGCCTGATCGCGCTCGGCGCGGTGCGCGTGCGTCTGCTGTACGACGGCGGCGACGATTCGTGCATCGTGATGCAGGACGTCGAGGGCAACGAGTTCTGCGTCGACTGAGCGCCCTGCGGGCCGTCTCCAGCGCGGCCTGCGCGGACGTCGTGCAGGCGGGCGGACTGGGTGACCAGCCGGGAGCGGCCGGTGCCGGCCGCCGCGGCGGCGAGGCCGACCGGCTCGGGGGAGGCGGCTCCGGACTGCTCCACGCAGTCGGCTGCCAACGCGAGCAGCTCACCGGTACCGACGCCCGTGGCGGCGCCGCTGCCGCTGCCCCCGCGGGTGAGCAACGCGGGCAGTGCGGCGCCCAGTACGGCCCACGTGGTCGCGTGGGCCGGCGGGCGTGACACCGGTCGGCATGTTGTTCGCGGCATCCCGTCAGGCACGCCGGCCCGGCGGAAGCGGGTGTCACGCGGCCGGGGCGCCATGACCGCGGGCGTGGCCGGCCGGTTCCACGGACACGGGCCGGGGCCGTGCCAGGCCGTGGCGGTCGGCCCAGGAGCTGATGGCCGCGGCCAGTTCCGCCGGCCGGTCCTCGGGGGAATGGTGGCCGGCGGGCCCGTGGTGGGACGTCTCCAGACCCGCGATGTTCTCCTCGCACCAGGCCACCGCCCCCCGGTCGGTCATCGCGCCCGGTCCCGGCTCGAACGCCGCGAGCAGCTTCGGGACGTCGGGGCTGGAGGACAGCCAGGACCCGTAGCGCTCGACGCGGGCCACGACATCGGCGGGCTCGCCGTCCAGCGGCATCATCCGCGCCCACGCCAGGACCGGTCGGCGGCTGTGCGGTGTGGGGAAGGCCCGGCGGTAGACATCGAGGTCGGCGGGGGCGAGCGGGGTGGCGAGGGTGTCCGGGAGGCCCTCGATGAACAGCGACTCCTCCAGGATCATCCGCTCGCCCACCCCGGGGGTGCGCAGGAGGGTGAACAGCTGCCGGCCCGCGGCCGGGAACTCGTCGCCGACCAGCGGCTTGACGATCGTCTCGGTGAAGGCGAGGCCGCGGACGGTACCGGGAAGGCGGGCGGCGCGGTCGAAGGCGAGGGCACCACCCCAGTCGTGGCCGATGAGCACCGCCTCGTCGATGCCGAGCGCGTCGAACCAGGCGTCGAGGTAACGGGCGTGGTCGTCGAAGGAGTAGGCGAGGTCGGGCTTGCCCGACCCGCCCATGCCGATGAGGTCGGGGGCCAGCAGGCGGCGGCCGGGCGCGGCGACACCGGGCAGGACGTTGCGCCACAGGTGGGAGGAGGTGGGGTTGCCGTGGAGGAAGACGAACGGCAGCCCGTCGGGGTCGCCGGCCTCGCGGTGGTGGAGGGTGGATCCGAGGACGGGGAGGGTGGGCATCGTGGTGTGGCTCCGCTTTCTGCTCGGGGGACACTCGGGGGACATCAGAGGTTGAGGCTGAGGACGCGGTCGACGGCGATCTCCACGACGACCAGGTCCGACGGGGCGGGCGGCGGGGTGCGGTAGCGGTCGGTGTAGCGCCGCACCGCTTCGGCCAGCCGCCCGGGGTCGTCCGTGACGCGGGCCCGGCCCTCCAGGGTGACCCAGCGGAAGCGGTCCGCCTGGCAGAGCGCGACCCGGGCCGCCGGGCCGCCCGCCAGCACGTTCCGGGCCTTGCACGCCCCCGCCCGGGTGGTCACCCGGACGAGGCCGTCGGCGGCGTCGAAGGTGAAGCGGACGGGGGCGGCGTGCGGGGTGCCGTCGGCGCGGAGGGTGGTGAGGACGCCCGGATCGGGGCGGCTGAGGAACTCGGCTGCCGCGGACGGGAGTCGGACGGCCGGGCGGCTCACTTCTTCCTCACGCCCTCGTTCCAGACCAGCTTGGCGACGTTCGGCTTCACGGCCGTGGTGATGACGCCCATGGCCGTACGGACGTAGCGCCGCTCCCCCAGTTCGCGCAGCATGCTCGCGGCGAGGTCGGTACGGGCGGTGAACACGCCGTCCGCGCTGCTCTCGGCCGTGCGGTAGTCCGTGACGACGGGGTGCTCGAAGAGGCCCGAGGGACGGACGAGGGTCCAGTCGAGGTCCGTCTCCCGGACGGCGGCCTCCATGCGGCGCATGTCCTCGTGCACCGGGCGGGCGAGCCGTCGGTTCACCAGCGGGTCGAAGACGTGGTTGAAGAAGTGCGCGCCGGTGGGGTGCCAGTTCGGGTCGGCGACGCTGGACGTGACGGCCAGCAGGCGCCGGACGCCGTGGCGGGCCATGGCCGAGGCGATCGCGGTGGCGCTCGCCGAGTACGTGGTGACGGTCCCGCCGCCGGGGCGTGCGCCCAGCGCGGAGAGCACGGCGTCCGTCCCGTCGATCGCGGCGCTCACCGCCACCGGGTCGGTGGCGTCCGCGACGGCCACGGTCAGACCCGGCCGTGCGGGGAGGGAACCGGGGCGGCGGGTCACGGCGACGACCTCGTGGCCGGCGGCGAGGGCCTGTTCGGTGAGGTGGCGGCCGGTCGGACCGTTCGCGCCGAATACCGCGATGCGCATCATGTCGGGGAGTCCCTTCGTGTGGTCGGTGGAACGCCCTTGACTGTGCCGATCACGAAACGCAGGCTCAACGTTGATGAATAACGACGTCGCCGCCCCCGCCCGCCCCCGGGGCCGCCCCCGGGGCAATCCGCCGACCCGCGAGTCGATCGTCGCGTCGGCCCGTTCGCTGTTCCTGGAGCACGGCTACCGCGGCACCACCCTGCGCGCGGTGGCCGGGGCCGCCGGGGTCGACCCGGCCCTGATCTCGTACCACTTCGGCTCGAAGAAGGGCCTGTTCGCGGACGTCATGCAGTTCCAGTGCGCCACCGCGCTGACGGTGGACGACGTCCTCGACGGAGACCCGGCCACCCTCCCCGACCGCCTGATCGACGCGGTGACGGCCCTGTGGGAGGACGCCGACTTCCGCCGGCTCACCGCCCGGGGCGACGAGGCCGCCGAGGCGATCCGCGAGTACCTGGAACACGAACTGCTGGCCCGGCTCGTTGAATTCCTCGGCGGCCGGGACGCGACGGCGCGGGCGACGGCCGTGGTGACGATCCTCGGCGGCCTCGTCTACACCCGCTATCTCAATCCCCTCCCCACCCCTGCGTCGCTCACCCCGGCGCAGGCCCGCCACGTCCTCGCCCCGGCGCTGCGAGCGGCGCTGTCCCCCAGGCCCCGGGACCGCACCCCCGGGCGCGCAGCGGGAGGGGCCGTCGGGGCGCGCTGACCGGCGACCGATCGGCGGGGCGCCCCGGCTCAGGCGGCGGGGACGCTCACCCGCACCGCCTTGCCGAACTCGTCCACCGTGACGCCGAGTTCGCCTCCCGCCTCGGCGGCCGGCAGCTGGACGAGCAGCAGTCCGCGCCCGTCCTCGGCTCCCCGGAGGTCCCTGCGATCGTCGCGGAGAGCGTGGCGTTCCTGGCCCGCCACCTGGAGGCG
Protein-coding sequences here:
- a CDS encoding NAD(P)-dependent oxidoreductase, with product MRIAVFGANGPTGRHLTEQALAAGHEVVAVTRRPGSLPARPGLTVAVADATDPVAVSAAIDGTDAVLSALGARPGGGTVTTYSASATAIASAMARHGVRRLLAVTSSVADPNWHPTGAHFFNHVFDPLVNRRLARPVHEDMRRMEAAVRETDLDWTLVRPSGLFEHPVVTDYRTAESSADGVFTARTDLAASMLRELGERRYVRTAMGVITTAVKPNVAKLVWNEGVRKK
- a CDS encoding pyridoxamine 5'-phosphate oxidase family protein codes for the protein MSRPAVRLPSAAAEFLSRPDPGVLTTLRADGTPHAAPVRFTFDAADGLVRVTTRAGACKARNVLAGGPAARVALCQADRFRWVTLEGRARVTDDPGRLAEAVRRYTDRYRTPPPAPSDLVVVEIAVDRVLSLNL
- a CDS encoding DoxX family protein, producing the protein MRFPSAHRATTGSTTPYDVGLPVLRLVLGTIMGVHGTQKLFGWFDGPGLGTTGRFFEKAGYPTGETMAAIAGLTETLGGLGLILGLLTPLSAAAIVGVMINAVTVKWTGALIGLEGVEFEALIIAAAVTLALTGPGRFALDRFLPVLRDHRAVYGVLALALAVVLAAGVLLMRD
- a CDS encoding DUF2809 domain-containing protein, whose amino-acid sequence is MDLIPAPREHASAPVPVPAATVRTRVVAAGAAVVTVGAGLGLRAVAAGSVAKYGGDALYTVLVLSLVVLVAPRLTPLRAAGTALAISWAVEFLQLSPLPAELAQRSAVARLILGSTFNAPDLFWYAAGAAAGCLVHAAWGPRRPRSAGRFAPAGSRRTPVSRRG
- a CDS encoding TetR family transcriptional regulator → MNNDVAAPARPRGRPRGNPPTRESIVASARSLFLEHGYRGTTLRAVAGAAGVDPALISYHFGSKKGLFADVMQFQCATALTVDDVLDGDPATLPDRLIDAVTALWEDADFRRLTARGDEAAEAIREYLEHELLARLVEFLGGRDATARATAVVTILGGLVYTRYLNPLPTPASLTPAQARHVLAPALRAALSPRPRDRTPGRAAGGAVGAR
- a CDS encoding haloalkane dehalogenase produces the protein MSPECPPSRKRSHTTMPTLPVLGSTLHHREAGDPDGLPFVFLHGNPTSSHLWRNVLPGVAAPGRRLLAPDLIGMGGSGKPDLAYSFDDHARYLDAWFDALGIDEAVLIGHDWGGALAFDRAARLPGTVRGLAFTETIVKPLVGDEFPAAGRQLFTLLRTPGVGERMILEESLFIEGLPDTLATPLAPADLDVYRRAFPTPHSRRPVLAWARMMPLDGEPADVVARVERYGSWLSSSPDVPKLLAAFEPGPGAMTDRGAVAWCEENIAGLETSHHGPAGHHSPEDRPAELAAAISSWADRHGLARPRPVSVEPAGHARGHGAPAA
- a CDS encoding VOC family protein; the protein is MSTIKQFQVTFDCAEPGRVARFWCEVLGYAIATPKGFATWDAYESAQSPEDQGSWCACSDPSGVGPRLYFQRVPEGKAGKNRVHLDVRVGTGLVGEERLATLEAECTRLIALGAVRVRLLYDGGDDSCIVMQDVEGNEFCVD
- a CDS encoding cytochrome P450 codes for the protein MSERPVLLPYTDPAFVADPFPLYAKLREDGPVRHVLIGGGLEAWLVTRYEDALAALSDRRLSSDVRDAADTRLLQQLPETERESMLSNMLRSDPPDHTRLRRLVSKAFTARRVAAMRPRIQAVTDHLLDAVAETGRADLIADFALPLPVTVISELLGVPVDDRHDFQQWTDRMIMRGPELPDPAVVNEAWQHMRAYVTELIRAKRQDPGDDLLGALVTARDEEQRLSEDELIAMVFLLLVAGYITTVNLIGGGIAMLLAHPDQLDLLRSDPGLLPGAIEEFLRYDGPVNPGIARFAREDAEIAGVTVPRGATVLIGAAVADRDPARFPAPERLDITRQDNAHLAFGHGIHYCLGAPLARLEGQIAIGTALRRLPGLALAVAPDELPWRPGGLRGPEALPVTFTPGG